In Thunnus thynnus chromosome 13, fThuThy2.1, whole genome shotgun sequence, the following proteins share a genomic window:
- the LOC137195041 gene encoding insulin: MAALWLQSVSLLVLMMVLWPGSQAVAPPQHLCGSHLVDALYLVCGDRGFFYNPKRDVDPLLGFLPPKAGGAAVGGENEVAEFAFKDQMEMMVKRGIVEQCCHKPCNIFDLQNYCN, translated from the exons ATGGCAGCACTGTGGctccagtctgtctctctgctggtCTTAATGATGGTATTGTGGCCGGGCTCCCAGGCTGTCGCCCCCCCGCAGCACCTGTGCGGCTCTCACCTAGTCGACGCCCTCTACCTGGTCTGCGGGGACAGAGGCTTCTTCTACAACCCCAAGAGAGACGTCGACCCCCTGCTGG GTTTCCTCCCTCCAAAGGCGGGCGGAGCTGCGGTGGGTGGTGAGAACGAGGTGGCCGAGTTCGCCTTCAAGGACCAGATGGAAATGATGGTGAAGCGAGGCATCGTGGAACAGTGCTGCCACAAGCCCTGCAACATCTTCGACCTGCAGAACTACTGCAACTGA